A window from Culex pipiens pallens isolate TS chromosome 3, TS_CPP_V2, whole genome shotgun sequence encodes these proteins:
- the LOC120415965 gene encoding LOW QUALITY PROTEIN: histone-lysine N-methyltransferase NSD2-like (The sequence of the model RefSeq protein was modified relative to this genomic sequence to represent the inferred CDS: deleted 2 bases in 1 codon) produces WSGTTRLRVARQGFKQLQAEKSYAQESAPDELSFKPPMYVNIKSSAARDEEEDSICEGKLLDKDPCGLHSNCINRALLLECNLKTCPAGEIHQNQCFKRKVQTDTQQGLELVAQEDAPGSVCDRVREGINNGELTRRIKQKQEQQGKNYYFMTVDSELTIDAGPKGNLARFINHSCEPYCETLLWKVGGSQSVGLFALSP; encoded by the exons TGGAGCGGTACAACGAGGCTGCGCGTGGCACGGCAGGGTTTCAAGCAGCTGCAGGCAGAAAAATCTTACGCCCAGGAATCTGCCCCGGACGAATTGAGCTTTAAACCGCCGATGTACGTCAACATCAAGTCCAGCGCGGCCAGAGACGAGGAG GAGGACTCGATCTGTGAGGGCAAATTGTTGGACAAGGACCCGTGCGGGTTACACTCGAACTGCATCAACCGGGCGCTGCTCTTGGAGTGCAATTTGAAGACTTGTCCAGCAGGCGAAATTCACCAGAACCAGTGTTTCAAACGGAAG GTACAAACGGATACCCAACAAGGGTTGGAACTGGTCGCTCAGGAAGATGCACCAGGGTCGGTTTGTGATAGAGTCCGAGAGGGGATCAACAACGGGGAGTTAACGCGGCGGATAAAGCAAAAGCAGGAGCAACAGGGCAAAAATTACTATTTCATGACGGTGGACTCGGAGTTGACGATCGACGCGGGGCCCAAGGGCAACTTGGCCCGGTTCATCAACCACTCGTGCGAGCCCTACTGCGAGACGCTGCTTTGGAAGGTCGGCGGAAGCCAATCCGTAGGGCTATTTGCCCTCAGTCCTTGA
- the LOC120415966 gene encoding uncharacterized protein LOC120415966, translated as MPNCPICRESFTRSLVTSGRTYCPRLSLSRFTSPFPTSFSTRLAAVYRRRGRLSKQQTRAGGAHDIEADSDEHLQMFNIDDSANKTMSECVGGIYPTLDEPLETFNPEDGSVVAMDDSRERHPTTSGASALTR; from the coding sequence ATGCCGAACTGCCCGATCTGTCGTGAATCTTTTACGAGGTCACTTGTGACTTCCGGTCGGACCTACTGTCCACGCCTGAGTTTGTCCAGGTTCACCAGCCCGTTTCCAACATCATTCAGCACAAGGCTGGCAGCAGTTTATCGCCGTCGTGGTCGTTTGTCCAAACAACAAACAAGAGCTGGTGGAGCGCACGATATTGAAGCCGATTCGGACGAGCATCTGCAGATGTTCAACATTGATGACTCGGCGAACAAAACCATGTCGGAGTGCGTCGGCGGAATCTACCCCACGCTGGACGAACCGCTTGAGACGTTCAACCCGGAGGATGGTTCGGTGGTGGCGATGGACGACTCGCGGGAACGACATCCAACTACGAGTGGGGCAAGTGCATTGACGAGGTAA